The Drechmeria coniospora strain ARSEF 6962 chromosome 02, whole genome shotgun sequence genome has a segment encoding these proteins:
- a CDS encoding Tetratricopeptide-like helical, with translation MATLANAMANGALNGDMAAVPVTIRFSDIPSAIDIPVQGDQEDEAVEIDLEVLLDDPTELCTLFENEHAAKTYWMTVALAYAKQKKIDHAIEMLLRGSSSISHGSNPRDKVSIICCLCWMYLWKSREAPRVSPDGVTKEHYLQMATSSLNDAARLNPSFPPTFLARGVLLLLKASLQAPAKTAGGIGTEKHELLKTAVKSFDDALRVSQGKNMLALMGKARAFFSMHKYPDALTTYQDVLQKMPSLVDPDPRIGIGCCFWQLGFKEDAKVAWERSLEISPDSAVANILVGLFYLDASGHVSVNSEDFLKLYKKAMTEYTQRSFKLDKDLPLTCSTFSSYFLSRKSWENSEKLAHKAIQFTDVNAIASDGWYLLARQAHYAGETEKASDYYRRADDARGGTDTGYLPAKFGVAQLSVLKNDLGEAKLRLEKMIQQSKNYEAMILLGTLYAEETFASQRSDVKEDKSSESKKAIALLEGVRNAWKDPKKVVSPDSSVLLNLARLYEADQPVKALQCLQHVEQLELDQIPASERPEDASEDPEAQAALRKLLPPQLLNNIGCFHYQAERHELASDMFEAALGACMRVGEKDPEMDTDALVSTISFNLGRSYESRGLTDKAVEVYEGLLARHDDYTDARTRLAYIKLRKNPNKEGPDAVARLYQDNPGDLEVRALYGWYLSKVHSRKWHANIAEDQEFRHYKHTLQNHDKHDRYALVGMGNLYLMQAREMRRETAQEKQKKSAIYCKAVEFFEKALSLDPKNAYAAQGVAIALVEDRKDYKSALPIFNQIRETVKDAHIYVNLGHMYSELKQFSKAIEHYEAALAKEGKSNDPTILSCLGRTWLNKGRVDRDVDSCGKALECAEKALEAAPEQVHYKFNMAFVQIQLVTTIQALPENRRTLDQLEKAAEGLEAAIKSLDNIATLPQTPYPKHDVEQRANMARNTLRKQLERAIGKQREWEEMNKEKIQAAQLQREADIKRREAEREAVLAVERERQEKIKKERETMAARDRILTEQRQEEDRSRREAEMTTDEETGQKVKRKRKPKKADERKKQRKGGRDEDEDESLEESHVKKRRRLTKKESSKFKSDEIVVDSDDEDDDNTLDQVERRLERNGSPLSEADDDASAADKMDVDDEDRQSDRGSEEAGEEEEEEEAAAAVEEDDDDDDAESAHRQQHKRTRRGRVLESDDEEDDDAEPATVKSPLDEQEASPTATADEDVPDAGGDENDDENSDASGS, from the exons ATGGCGACTCTCGCAAACGCAATGGCGAACGGGGCCTTGAATGgcgacatggccgccgtTCCCGTCACCATTCGCTTCTCGGATATACCCTCTGCCATCGATATCCCCGTTCAAGGCGACCAGGAGGACGAAGCGGTCGAGATCGACCTCGAAGTCCTTCTCGACGACCCTACCGAGCTCTGCACCCTCTTCGAAAACGAGCACGCCGCCAAGACGTACTGGATGACGGTTGCCCTCGCGTACGCGAAGCAAAAGAAGATTGATCACGCCATCGAGATGCTCCTCCGCGGCAGCAGCTCCATCAGCCACGGCAGCAATCCGCGTGACAAGGTGAGCATAATTTGCTGTCTCTGCTGGATGTACTTGTGGAAAAGTCGCGAGGCGCCTCGTGTTTCCCCGGACGGCGTGACCAAGGAGCATTACCTGCAgatggcgacgtcgtcccTCAACGATGCCGCCCGCCTCAACCCTTCCTTCCCGCCCACCTTCCTCGCCCGAGgcgtcctccttctcctgAAAGCTTCCCTGCAAGCACCGGCCAAGACGGCGGGCGGCATCGGAACCGAAAAGCACGAACTTCTCAAGACGGCCGTCAAGTCTTTCGACGATGCGCTGCGGGTCTCGCAAGGCAAGAACATGCTTGCCCTCATGGGCAAGGCCCGCGCATTCTTCTCCATGCACAAATATCCGGATGCCTTGACGACGTACCAAGATGTTCTGCAGAAGATGCCAAGCCTGGTGGACCCCGATCCCAGAATCGGCATCGGCTGCTGCTTCTGGCAGCTGGGATTCAAGGAGGACGCAAAGGTGGCCTGGGAGAGATCCCTCGAGATCAGCcccgactcggccgtcgccaacatcctcgtcggcttgtTCTACCTCGACGCCAGTGGTCACGTCTCCGTCAACAGCGAAGACTTTCTCAAGCTGTACAAGAAGGCCATGACCGAGTACACGCAAAGGTCCTTCAAGCTCGACAAGGACCTTCCCCTGACCTGCTCTACCTTTTCGAGCTACTTCCTTTCCCGCAAGTCGTGGGAGAACTCGGAGAAGCTGGCGCACAAAGCGATCCAGTTCACCGACGTCAACGCCATCGCCAGCGACGGCTGGTATCTGCTCGCCCGTCAGGCTCACTACGCCGGCGAAACCGAAAAAGCCAGCGATTATTACcgccgagccgacgacgcccgtgGAGGAACCGACACGGGCTACCTGCCCGCCAAATTTGGCGTCGCCCAGCTTTCGGTTCTCAAAAACGACCTGGGCGAGGCGAAACTGCGTCTGGAGAAGATGATTCAGCAGTCGAAGAACTACGAGGCCATGATCCTTCTCGGCACCCTCTACGCCGAGGAGACATTTGCGAGCCAGCGGAGCGACGTCAAGGAAGACAAGTCTTCCGAGTCGAAAAAGGCCATCGCTCTGCTGGAAGGGGTCCGAAATGCGTGGAAGGATCCCAAAAAAGTCGTCTCTCCCGACTCGTCGGTCCTGCTGAATCTCGCTCGTCTCTACGAGGCCGATCAGCCGGTCAAGGCGCTGCAATGCTTGCAGCACGTCGAacagctcgagctcgaccagATCCCCGCCTCGGAGCGGCCCGAGGACGCTTCCGAGGATCCCGAGGCGCAGGCGGCCTTGAGGAAGCTGCTTCCGCCCCAGCTCCTCAACAACATCGGCTGCTTCCACTACCAAGCCGAGAGGCACGAGCTGGCGAGCGACATGTTCGAGGCGGCGTTGGGCGCGTGCATGAGGGTCGGCGAGAAGGATCCCGAGATGGACACGGACGCGCTCGTCTCGACCATCAGCTTCAACCTCGGCAGGAGCTACGAGTCCCGAGGCTTGACCGACAAGGCGGTGGAAGTGTACGAAGGCCTGCTGGCTCGTCACGACGATTACACGGATGCCCGCACGAGGCTTGCCTACATCAAGCTGAGGAAAAACCCGAACAAGGAGGGCCCGGATGCCGTGGCCAGGCTGTACCAGGACAACCCCGGCGACTTGGAAGTCCGCGCGCTCTACGGCTGGTATCTCAGCAAGGTCCACTCGAGGAAGTGGCACGCCAACATTGCCGAGGATCAGGAGTTCCGCCACTACAAGCACACGCTGCAGAACCACGACAAGCACGACAGGTATGCGCTCGTCGGCATGGGGAACCTGTACCTGATGCAGGCGCGGGAGATGCGGCGCGAGACGGCGCAGGAGAAGCAGAAGAAGAGCGCCATCTACTGCAAGGCCGTCGAGTTCTTCGAGAAGGCCCTGTCCCTCGACCCCAAAAACGCCTACGCCGCGCAgggcgtcgccatcgccctcgtcgaggaccgCAAGGATTACAAGTCGGCCTTGCCCATCTTCAACCAGATCCGGGAGACGGTCAAGGACGCCCACATTTACGTCAACTTGGGTCACATGTACTCCGAGCTGAAGCAGTTCTCCAAGGCCATAGAGCACTACGAGGCGGCCCTCGCCAAGGAGGGCAAGTCGAACGACCCTACCATCCTGTCCTGCCTCGGCCGAACGTGGCTGAACAAGGGGCGCGTGGATCGAGACGTCGACTCGTGCGGCAAGGCCCTCGAGTGCGCCGAAAAG GCACTGGAGGCGGCCCCCGAGCAGGTCCACTACAAGTTCAACATGGCCTTTGTCCAGATTCAGCTCGTCACGACGATCCAGGCCTTGCCCGAGAACAGGCGAACGTTGGATCAGctcgagaaggcggcggaaGGTCTCGAGGCTGCCATCAAATCCCTCGACAACATCGCCACCCTCCCCCAGACGCCGTACCCCAAGCACGACGTGGAGCAGCGCGCCAACATGGCCCGCAACACGCTCCGGAAGCAGCTCGAGAGAGCCATCGGCAAGCAGCGAGAATGGGAGGAGATGAACAAGGAGAAGATCCAGGCGGCCCAGCTGCAGCGGGAAGCGGACATTAAGCGTCGCGAGGCGGAGCGCGAGGCCGTTCTGGCCGTGGAGCGGGAGCGGCAGGAGAAGATCAAGAAGGAGCgggagacgatggcggctCGCGATCGGATACTCACCGAGCAGCGGCAGGAGGAGGATCGTTCTCGCCGGGAAGCCGAgatgacgacggacgaggagacggGACAAAAGGTGAAGCGCAAGCGCAAGCCGAAGAAGGCGGACGAGCGGAAGAAGCAGAGGAAGGGtggacgagacgaggacgaggacgagtctCTAGAGGAATCACACGTCAAGAAGAGGCGGCGTCTCACGAAGAAGGAATCGTCCAAGTTCAAGTCGGATGAGATTGTcgtcgacagcgacgacgaagacgacgacaacaCCCTTGACCAAGTCGAAAGGAGATTGGAGAGGAACGGGTCTCCTCTCtcggaagccgacgacgacgccagcgccgccgacaaaatggatgtcgacgacgaggatcgGCAGAGCGACCGAGGCAGCGAGGAGgcaggggaggaggaggaggaggaggaggcggcggcggcggtggaggaggatgatgacgacgacgatgccgagagCGCCCATCGGCAGCAGCACAAGAGGACGCGGAGGGGGCGAGTGCtcgagagcgacgacgaagaggacgacgacgccgagcccgCCACGGTCAAGAGCCCTCTCGACGAGCAAGAGGCCAGCCctacggcgacggcggacgaAGACGTGCCAGAtgccggcggtgacgagAATGACGACGAGAATTCGGATGCCTCTGGAAGCTAG
- a CDS encoding putative cytochrome-b5 reductase yields MASTSQDSWIARHYVDYVYVPASLLVVGTLIVKREWVAYSVILALVMGAYNFWNFQIKKVLKPDVFQEFELEEKTVISHNVAMSVARRLAASVLDANARRSYRFKLPSSRSILGLPIGQHISIGAPLPQPDGSTKEIVRSYTPISGDHEPGHFDLLIKSYPQGNISKFMASLMLNQTIRVRGPKGAFVYKPNMVRRFGMIAGGTGITPMLQIIRAIIRGRADGDRTEVDLIFANVSPQDILLKEDLDALSAEDSGIRVHYVLDNPPEGWTGGVGYVTADMITKWLPKPADDVKILLCGPPPMISGLKKATESLGYKKARPVSKLEDQVFAF; encoded by the exons ATGGCCAGCACCTCGCAGGACTCGTGGATCGCGCGCCACTACGTCGACTATGTCTACGTCCCCGCttccctgctcgtcgtcggcaccctcATCGTGAAGAGGGAATGGGTCGCCTActccgtcatcctcgccctcgtcatggGCGCCTACAACTTCTGGAACTTCC AGATCAAAAAGGTTCTCAAGCCCGACGTCTTCCAGGAGTttgagctcgaggagaagacCGTCATCTCCCACAATGTCGCCATGTCAGTCGCCCGCCGGCTCGCCGCGAGCGTGCTCGATGCTAACGCGAGACGCAGTTACCGATTCAAGCTGCCCTCCTCCCGctccatcctcggcctccccATCGGCCAGCACATCTCCATCGGCGCTCCCCTCCCCCAACCCGACGGCAGCACAAAGGAAATCGTCCGCTCGTACACGCCCATCTCCGGCGACCACGAGCCTGGCCACTTCGATCTCCTCATCAAGTCGTACCCCCAAGGCAACATCTCCAAGTTCATGGCTTCTCTCATGCTGAACCAGACCATCCGAGTCCGCGGTCCCAAGGGTGCCTTCGTCTACAAGCCCAACATGGTCCGCCGCTTCGGCATGATCGCaggcggcaccggcatcaCGCCCATGCTCCAGATCATCCGCGCCATCATCCGCGGCCGTGCCGATGGCGACAGGACCGAAGTCGACCTCATCTTTGCCAACGTCTCGCCTCAGGACATTCTGCTCAAGGAAGACCTCGACGCGCTATCCGCCGAGGACAGCGGCATCCGCGTTCACTACGTCTTGGACAATCCCCCGGAGGGCTGgaccggcggcgtcggctaTGTGACGGCCGACATGATTACC AAATGGCTTCCCAAgcctgccgacgacgtcaagaTCCTCCTCTGCGGCCCCCCTCCCATGATCAGCGGCCTGAAAAAGGCCACCGAGAGCCTGGGCTACAAGAAGGCTCGCCCCGTCAGCAAGCTCGAGGATCAGGTCTTTGCCTTTTAA
- a CDS encoding leucine rich repeat protein, with protein sequence MSIEKWKWRSSSSLVITPSASYQQHEPDKMPSTKSAESKAPRGFTRALRSLSGSSADSVAGGSLRSCSTRKLRKSPSFSGSVIGRLHCRVSKDLGSLVPSSNVPGYLGDGPRPYRTMDLVHHGPLKADVSLLKARSEYLVLSDQCLVKFASADAARGAFPQLSQPNGACREHHRYRVSTADVRLEIPLRSIVAAFDEDSAGHGSAIDITWFSRWPRLAHCKALLCFSLPEERDDWLLAIHRASRARHRKSPAEPLMSENLRTRINHIVRSAEGIDASQSLIFPVARRVSAQAQKASAVDAPHLSTDQTSFYMAIGPCMCHFIEVLKAEHSTLPGDLRVKAMSYGTITLAKFKASVASHEHRFVMCFRPPFGRETRLDLASIQYRRIIEALIKVDRNLKPLWPQSLQRVIFDVKGLPPPLQLTKGNDLGGLESSLQAYCSAFRVPLPEWKIEWSTPPYPAFRLLPPQGSSYSALQLVAVFRALRYNSFFKAVSFKDVDMSALVGKNDHSPYGDGVAFRSLSTMTISEDYYAILLQAPILEQEIHALVFASESIRSVDVTNVFGLQGGNRKLSRAQCDLDSLRAMSSEMLRPILMLWSLQMCVCQAISMSGNPLALGDVDELANLLTVDHVHLKKLHLAKCALGDASLSKLWTGLAGQGRSLESLDTSDNQGIVRFDIMQGTLKKLARLTSLNVAGNTRITTDESLLDRKTLEGWHLRDLDLSGITLNDATVDDLAAYLAMGNSRDLQVVRLDSCGLNGRHIARLFRAMGQARRLTMHLNGNGVDEGIDDLCEAISCSYGPWGLFLQMVEFASEANYVKLWRALTANMAIQCLSLAGTSTPDAASSTACQAVSGFFEKNDTVRFLDISGYDSKLDEGRLGREFSNALGGIRHNTRIEHLRVRSQMLNINVGDLAEAISGNTTLHTLDCEANDFNLSNFRHIIKHLETNTTIRSFSAFSDAELSDTIRKSVRSTGRASPTRRSSVISRFRTDRTQNAPAPSLVHKLKGEWDAAAADLELVLERNQQLFVQLEEETSKDESLVRMRRRDSDVETVFSTAFGGLAHRDLERRTGKGPHESACARKRTDSISTHPSAPDGHGRVTRSSSTVSSDTATSPSTDGFGGAYSTD encoded by the exons ATGAGCATCGAAAAGTGGAAGTGGAGGAGCTCCTCGAGCCTCGTCATCaccccgtcggcgagctATCAGCAGCATGAGCCGGACAAGATGCCCTCGACCAAGTCGGCCGAGAGCAAGGCCCCGCGCGGCTTCACGAGAGCCCTTCGCTCCCTGagcggctcctcggccgactcggtcgccggcggctcccTTCGAAGCTGCTCGACCCGCAAGCTGCGCAAGtcgccctccttctccgGCTCCGTCATCGGACGCCTGCACTGTCGCGTCTCCAAGGATCTCGGCTCTCTCGTCCCCTCGTCCAACGTGCCCGGctacctcggcgacgggcccCGACCCTACCGCACCATGGACCTCGTCCACCACGGCCCTCTCAAGGCCGACGTCTCCCTCCTCAAGGCCCGCTCCGAGTACCTCGTCCTGTCGGACCAGTGCCTGGTCAAGTTTGcgagcgccgacgccgccaggGGCGCCTTCCCGCAGCTGAGCCAGCCGAACGGCGCGTGCCGAGAGCACCACCGGTACCGAGTTTCCACCGCCGACGTGCGCCTCGAGATTCCCCTGCggtccatcgtcgccgcctttgaCGAGGATTCGGCCGGCCACGGATCCGCCATCGACATCACCTGGTTCTCGCGCTGGCCGCGACTCGCCCACTGCAAAGCCCTCCTCTGCTTCTCCCTGCCCGAGGAGCGCGACGACTGGCTGCTCGCCATCCACCGcgcctcgagggcgaggcacAGGAAGAGCCCCGCCGAACCGCTCATGTCGGAGAACCTCAGGACGCGCATCAATCACATCGTTCGatcggccgagggcatcgacgCATCCCAGAGCCTCATATTTCCCGTCGCGAGGCGTGTGTCCGCACAGGCCCAGaaggcctcggccgtcgacgcgccgCACCTCAGCACGGACCAGACCTCATTTTACATGGCCATCGGACCCTGCATGTGCCACTTCATCGAGGTCCTCAAGGCCGAGCACTCGACCCTCCCGGGAGACCTACGGGTCAAGGCCATGTCCTACGGGACCATCACGCTGGCCAAGTTCAAGGCGTCGGTGGCCTCGCACGAGCACCGGTTTGTCATGTGCTTCCG TCCACCCTTTGGTCGCGAGACTCGTCTGGACCTGGCGAGCATTCAGTATCGGCGCATCATCGAGGCCCTCATCAAGGTGGACCGCAATCTGAAGCCCCTGTGGCCGCAGTCCCTTCAGCGCGTCATCTTCGACGTCAAGGGGCTCCCGCCACCCCTGCAGCTGACCAAGGGcaacgacctcggcggcctcgagagcAGCCTGCAGGCCTACTGCTCGGCTTTCCGCGTTCCTCTCCCCGAATGGAAGATCGAATGGAGCACGCCGCCGTACCCGGCATTTCGCCTGCTTCCCCCCCAAGGGTCCTCGTACTCGGCCctgcagctcgtcgccgtcttcagGGCGTTGCGATACAACAGCTTCTTCAAAGCCGTCTCCTTCAAGGACGTCGACATgtcggccctcgtcggcaaaaACGACCACTCCCCCTACGGAGATGGCGTCGCTTTCCGGTCGCTCAGCA CCATGACGATTTCGGAAGACTATTACGCCATTCTTCTCCAGGCGCCCATCCTCGAGCAGGAGATTCACGCGTTGGTGTTCGCATCCGAGTCCATACGGAGCGTCGACGTGACCAACGTCTTTGGGCTGCAGGGAGGCAATCGCAAGCTGAGCCGGGCTCAGTGCGACCTTGATAGCCTTCGCGCCATGAGCTCGGAGATGCTGCGCCCCATCCTGATGCTATGGAGCCTGCAGATGTGTGTCTGCCAGGCCATTTCCATGTCGGGCAATCCGCTCGCACTCGGCGACGTGGACGAACTCG CCAACCTTTTGACGGTGGACCATGTCCACCTCAAGAAGCTCCACCTCGCCAAATGTGCCCTGGGCGACGCGAGCCTCTCGAAGCTGTGGACAGGGCTGGCAGGCCAGGGGCGTTCGCTGGAATCCCTCGACACGTCCGACAACCAGGGCATCGTGAGGTTTGACATCATGCAAGGCACGCTGAAGAAGCTCGCGCGGCTCACGTCGCTCAACGTGGCCGGAAACACGCGCATCACCACCGACGAGTCTCTCCTCGATAGGAAGACGCTGGAAGGGTGGCATCTTCGGGACCTCGACCTGTCGGGAATCACG CTGAACgacgccaccgtcgacgacttggCGGCGTACCTCGCCATGGGAAATTCCCGTGACCTCCAAGTCGTGCGGCTCGACAGCTGCGGCCTCAACGGGAGGCACATAGCCCGCCTGTTCCGTGCCATGGGGCAGGCGAGACGTCTGACCATGCACCTgaacggcaacggcgtcgacgaaggCATCGACGACCTGTGCGAGGCCATCTCCTGCAGCTACGGCCCCTGGGGCCTCTTTCTGCAGATGGTCGAGTTTGCCTCGGAAGCCAACTACGTCAAGCTCTGGCGGGCCTTGACGGCCAACATGGCCATCCAGTGCCTCAGCCTGGCCgggacctcgacgcccgacgcGGCGAGCAGCACCGCTTGCCAGGCGGTTTCCGGCTTCTTCGAGAAGAACGACACGGTGCGCTTCCTCGACATCTCCGGCTACGATtccaagctcgacgagggtcGACTCGGTCGAGAGTTTTCcaacgccctcggcggcattCGTCACAACACGCGCATCGAGCATCTGCGGGTGCGAAGCCAGATGCTCAACATCAACGTCGGagacctcgccgaggccatctcGGGAAACACGACGCTGCACACTCTCGACTGCGAAGCAAACGACTTCAACCTGTCCAACTTTCGGCACATCATCAAGCACCTCGAGACGAACACGACGATTCGATCCTTTTCCGCCTTttccgacgccgagctgtcCGACACGATCCGCAAGTCCGTGCGGAGCACCGGTCGAGCTTCGCCGACGCGACGATCCTCCGTCATCTCGAGGTTTCGCACCGACAGGACGCAGAACGCTCCCGCCCCGTCGCTCGTTCACAAGCTCAAGGGCGAGTGGgacgcggccgcggcggattTGGAGCTCGTGCTGGAGAGGAACCAGCAGCTGTTCgtccagctcgaggaggagacgtCCAAGGACGAGTCGTTGGTCCGAATGAGGCGCAGGGACAGCGACGTCGAGACCGTCTTCTCCACGGCTTTCGGAGGCCTCGCCCATCGAGACTTGGAGCGTCGCACGGGAAAGGGCCCACACGAGTCTGCGTGTGCGCGCAAGCGAACCGACTCCATCTCGACGCACCCGTCGGCACCCGACGGCCACGGTCGAGTGACGAGGTCCTCGTCCACGGTGTCGAGCGATACGGCCACCAGCCCCTCGACCGACGGCTTCGGGGGCGCATATTCCACCGACTGA